A window of Castanea sativa cultivar Marrone di Chiusa Pesio chromosome 8, ASM4071231v1 genomic DNA:
GAAGTAGTAGTCCTCTTTCCCAAGTCCTATTTTCTTCAAATACTTCTGGGCATTCATCGATTTCACCAATTGAAAACCTGAATGCAAATTagccaaaaaacaaagaatcagCTTATAATGTTTCATTCAAACATTTCACTGAACACTTGGAGGAAAGTACAGTAGTTCACGTCTTTGTCCAACAAATGAGTGAAACCGAGTTAAAAGTAGTAAGAGGAACATTctgaaacaaataaacaaaaccaaaaccaaaaccaaaacgaATACGAATACGAGGTGAGAAGAAAACAGTGGTTGAACTAAACATTTCATCGAACAATTGGTGGGCATTGTAATCTTGTTTGTTTAAAAACAATTCCAATAAAAACGTTTTGTTTGGAGTTTTGGAAGATTCAAAGACTAGGTTGTTGAATTCACCTGTTTTGGCTTCTTGATATCGTTTGCGAATCATTGTGATTTGTCAGTGTGAAGTTGAAACTGGAAGCTCGGGGTGCCTTGACAGTACGATGAGGAAAAGGGTCGAATTGGAAATAGCACTAAAACATGAAACTGCTGTAAGTAACTCGCTTTTCCAGATCGTGGAACTGCTGCTTTTGTGTGTGTTCGTGTTCCTCTGTTTTTTTCCCAAGACATAGAGAGGTATTTATATAGAGAGAGGATAGGGAACCAAAAATTAGGATTTTGGATTGTGCTCTATATTTTTTCAGTTTGGCGTTGTGGTGCTGCATAGTTGCAAAGTGACTGGCGTAGTATTTTTCCAAGTTGGCCTCTTTTTTTTAACCGTTCGATCAATTTGTTTCCAGGTGTCATTCATCTATCTGAAAACAGGAGGAAACTGGAGAAATAAAAACTGGAGGTGAGCCGCTCCCAACCCTAAAACATTTGCAGGTGAGAAATAATTCTCTACTCTCATGCGGAATAAACGGTGGAGATATGTTAATCGCATGGGCTTGCTGGTGTCGCTCATCCAGCGGTTGAGATTGTTGCGGTTTTTGTGATGACCGTAGGTGTTACACCTACCACGTAGTGATAATACACATTAATGGCTTTGAATTCCAATATCAATTATTAATCATAGTTAGAGTTTGTTACTTCAACATCCGCGGATAAAATGAAAAGTGGCGAGTCGCACATGTTCATTGCATACAGTTCACAAATCAATAAGTTGTAAAATTAGGTATATGATTGTTGTGTCTCTAAATATATTCTTGTTAGATGCGATACTTTAtattacttaattaaatttaatcaagAGTGCAATCGGTTAGAAACTAGAATTAAGTTTTATTCAAATTCATatgattatttgaaaataaaaaataaaaagttccaATTCCATTGGTTATAGCTAGAAACGCACTAATTCAGATTGAATCAAAGTTTACATTTTAGTTTTAATCACAAAACCAAACCCTAACAATTTTATCAGTTGAATCAAGTCTCAAAACCCAACCCCAAAACCATGATCAACACTCAGTAACTCAATAGAATCGAGAAAATGAAATTAtcccttagaaaaaaaaaacaagattgtGATGCAACCTTGCATatatttatcttaatttttctttggcTTGTCCAAAATAGTTAAATCATGGTGGACAGAGATTATTTTAGTGTTGTAAGTGCCAGTTTAGCATTTTCATCTTTAGGTCAACTTATTtgcttaaattttctttttgtctcacttttaagcaaataaactaacattctttataattaaaaaaaagctaatttatttcattttgtctCATTGGTTTCTTAAATTAGTTTCCAAAATACAAGATGAAATGCTAAAAATGTGGTTAAAATTGACAGGTAATTCCgttaaaaactgtttttaagcactCCTTACATAACACTTGGTACCAATATCCCCCACATACAAAGTGCACAACaatcaatattaatatattactaaaagctgaagcataGCGTATAATGCTGCTGCGCTCACATTGAGTCACGTCAATGTCCacgttattatttattttctttccatttttttataattatttttaatattttttatttcatatttatactTCTCCAACTTTTATCCCTCCCTTAcattttcatctctccactacttCTCTaacctttcttcttccttcaccttctcatctccccactaccctctacattaatatcattcttcatttttcccttcatcttcctctatttttgtctcttcttattcacaccctcttactataaatttgttactatctctttcattctatgTGTAGTTTtctcatacaaaaaaaaaaagactctctctctctctctctctctctctctctctctctccctcaatttttgggtggatttttattttttatttttcttgcatcttcgctttaggttgataattttttatattctttaatgtactttaggttaatgcgattcagttttttttaattgttgtgtttttttttctctctctttgattgttaaatgttatcttattgcattataaatgattaaatatagcatataaaaatataatattattctactacatagcatgatttgaataatttaatttggtagttattgtaatttgatagcatgatttttatagtgctcaatttagatgttaaactatgagactttattcatttttgtttattttttaatcatttgtggtggaaaaatttatttagagaaaagaaaaggttggctaaacaaaatttattggatgagaaacaaattttatctttcgcaattttactttaattattattattattattttataacaatgcatatatagaaagttaattcttagattttactAATAATTGATTATTTGATAATCTGTTTTGGGTGGACGAAATTATAATTTCTGCAAAGAATATAATCTTAGtagattataaacaacaaattgttttcctaattagtccaattaatcatagttaagttttattaattttttttagttacttttttcagtGTTTTAGATTGTaggtagaaaaaataagtttgagaaagtttgtttaaaacaaaaagaataatttccaatttttatattctttttaatgattcacaaaatgttataaataacttttattaaaaaataaatattttagttacttgccttttgaatttctgagaaaatttttattttttttcattttagtaaaacaaaaattattaaatttatgattgttcctatattacatttatgattattcttataataaataaaaatataattacaaaataaattactctttgttaaattagtttaaattgtataaaaaattttaataaaaaccaccataaaaataaatatcatgtgCAATGCCCAGGTTTGTGACTAGTTTTTTTGGTAATAGCTGAAGTTAGCTACTTTGATAAAAACTTTCATTTTCACTGAATATCTGTCGATATATCCATATATCTTAAAACACCATGGCCTTAAATGGCCATATTGTGATAATTGAGCTACTTTTTGCTAGGACTTAGCAAGAAAAGAGCTACTGGTTGCAAGTAGTATCTATAGTACAGGTTATCAAGTGAACGCATGCTGGTTAGAGGCTTcagaggaaaaatgaaattcattGATGCAACAGTAAGTTTTTAGAAACAGTTCTTCTGGTACATTGATATATGAAGGGAAATACATTAAATTAGTATAGTTCACTTTCTTTTGTTCACTCTATTTGATTCTGTTTTACACATCATCTAATAAAAACACTATAAAGAGTGTGATGTTTGAAGGTAACCTCCAATTGAGTTGTATGCATAAGAAAATGAAGCGGACCAAACATACAATGCATTATATAAGCGCTTCATCTAACCACCAGAGTAGCCTATCATCGGAGAGTCCCCAATGGCTTTTTATATGTGTACCAATTTGCAATGACGAGAAAAACTCCCAAATTCAGCACACTCAGCACGGCCAAGAGCCAAAAGAAGTAATCGAGACGACCATAATTTAAATTGTCCGGTATCCATCCAAGCTTCCCATGCCTAGTACTCACTTTGGTAACAACGGTTACAAGTAGAGTGCTCAAGTAGTTCCCAAGTGCCACAGTGGTTAGTGAGAGAGCAGAGCACAAGCTCCTTGTGGCATCAGGTGCTTGCTCATAAAAAAACTCCAACTGCCCAATGACTGTGAAAACTTCTGCACACCCAATGAGGAAATACTGAGGAACTTGCCAAAAGATGGACATAGCAATGTGCTCAAGTTTATAGTAGTTGTGTCTTCTAACAGTCTTAAGTCTTTCAAGTTCCAAAATTGCTGCAGATATCATGGCAAAGATGGATATGACGAGGCCAATGCCCATCCTCTGGAGTTGAGTTAGGCCATTTTTGTGACCAGTGCATTTTCTAGCAACTGGGACAATGATTCGATCATAGATTGGGACCCAAAAAAGGACACTAAGTGTGTTGAATATTGAAAGAGATGCTGGTGGGATTTCGAAGCTTGAGGAACCAATGTGAATATCCATGGTGTTGCCCTGCAACAAAAATAAAGTGCCCATCTGACCACAGACAGTGGAAAAGACGATACCCATGGCCAATATAGGAAGCAACCTTATAATAGCTTTCAGCTCCTCGACTTGGGTAACTGTGCAAAGTCTCCATGGGTCTGCTCCGAACTTTATGTCATCTGTTGGTACCTCCATGGCTGCCTTGTCAAAGAACCTGAAGAATACAACATTATGTAAGGATTCATATAAGTCAGGGAAATAGGGAATGCTAGAATGAAAACAGAATCCACCcaagaaatggggaaaaaaaaaagtcttatatTTACACAAAAGCATTATGTGGTATTCAAGTTTGATCTGCATTATGGACATGAAATCCTTACATTTGATTCTCACAGCAATGGGATGGTTGCTGTAATTTTGTAGCATATACTGATTACATTCTAGACATTTAACTGGGGGATTCCtatggttttctttttccttactTTCTGTTTGCTTAtgaagagagaataaaaatttatagttctGGATCAAGAAATGTTACTTTATTCAGCTAAAGAATTAAGATTAGTAAAATCCTGTCAAACCTGTTGGATGGGAGGTCCTTATCCCAGGAAAAAGCTATGAAACTGTGGAAAACTGATTTCGAACTTCTAACATATTGACTCTCATTGGTAAGCTAAGCTTTTTAGTTTAGAAACTTACTTGAAATCTTTTGTGTGCTCAAGCTTGCGGCTTCCTCTGATAGCAGATTCTGCATCAGCAGTCTCATACAAAACAACAGACTTGTCAGCAGGTACTTCAACCCGGTATTTTCTAATGGATGCTACCACCACCTGACACATTCGTGTCAGAGCGCTACCCCCAGGTTTCTGGTTCCTGTACAACCATGTACCTGAAAAGAAGCTCACTACAGCAATTGCCATGGTCACTGCTGGGATGCAAAAGCCCCATCCCCAACCTATATTATCTTGTATCCACACCAGCAAGGAAGAAGCAATGAGAGCACCAACATTGATTGAAAAATAGAACCAACTGAAGAAAGAAGATTTGTGTTTCTTCTCATCCTCATCAGAATCATCAAATTGATCAGCTCCATATGATGAGACACAAGGTTTAATCCCACCAGTGCCAAGTGCAATTAGGTAAAGTGCTAGAAAACACACTGCAGTTTGTGTAACTGTTGCATGGCAATCTTCTTTTCCAGAACACGTTGGCTTTAGGCCAGGGATGGATGCTGACAGTGTCAAAAGTGTCATCCCCTGGGTAGAATTGAAAAAGATTTCATCATTTAAGGAGCAAGAACACATGACTCAAAGGCAAGATGCTCTGAAAACTTGGGTcaaattttttgagaatctgaattatatatgattgcagGCCTGGGTAGAGTTGACAAAAGAGGAATAGAATTCTTCTAATTTCAAATGAAACAGTGTACATGCTGCTTCAtcaattaaaattctaaatgaCGAGGCATATATAAATCTATAGATTTATGATATTAATTTGAACCATAAAATGAATCTATAGATTTCTTAGTAATTTTTCCCTAGCTATTAGGATATATTTCCTGATGAAGTACAATTACAAACTAGTCTATCAAGTGACACCGAAAGCAGAAATCACTCCTAATTTCAGATACCCCATAATGAATGGAGTGTTGAACTCAGTATGCACTTCACCATAACGACTCTAAAATACACATACAGGCTGCAAAGTTTAAGTTTCAAGTGAACCAAACTTACAATAACATAGATGACGGAGAAAAGGGCAATAGTCCAATATCTTCCAAGATAGGAATCAGCAATGAATGCGCCGATCAATGGGGTGATGTAGCATGTTCCACCCCAATTTGAGACATTGTTAGAAGCAGTAGCACTGTGCTGATGTAGTCGATTCTTAAAGTAAAGAATCAGGTTGGTCCTCATCCCATAGTATGCCAATCTTTCGCAACATTCATTTCCTGTtgataaaagtttaaaaatgatGAACATCTTATCCATAGCATAACTAGATTTACTAGTAATATAAGGAAATGGATTGCACAGTATATACCAAGAATAAATGGACAGGCCTTCCAGGTTCCAGTTTTGCTTTTATCAGCTGGATTTCCATGGTGATCTACGGTCCCATCTTTCGTGTACTTATCATCATCTTCTCCCATGGTTTTTCAGAAACTTC
This region includes:
- the LOC142607149 gene encoding protein NRT1/ PTR FAMILY 8.2-like, which produces MGEDDDKYTKDGTVDHHGNPADKSKTGTWKACPFILGNECCERLAYYGMRTNLILYFKNRLHQHSATASNNVSNWGGTCYITPLIGAFIADSYLGRYWTIALFSVIYVIGMTLLTLSASIPGLKPTCSGKEDCHATVTQTAVCFLALYLIALGTGGIKPCVSSYGADQFDDSDEDEKKHKSSFFSWFYFSINVGALIASSLLVWIQDNIGWGWGFCIPAVTMAIAVVSFFSGTWLYRNQKPGGSALTRMCQVVVASIRKYRVEVPADKSVVLYETADAESAIRGSRKLEHTKDFKFFDKAAMEVPTDDIKFGADPWRLCTVTQVEELKAIIRLLPILAMGIVFSTVCGQMGTLFLLQGNTMDIHIGSSSFEIPPASLSIFNTLSVLFWVPIYDRIIVPVARKCTGHKNGLTQLQRMGIGLVISIFAMISAAILELERLKTVRRHNYYKLEHIAMSIFWQVPQYFLIGCAEVFTVIGQLEFFYEQAPDATRSLCSALSLTTVALGNYLSTLLVTVVTKVSTRHGKLGWIPDNLNYGRLDYFFWLLAVLSVLNLGVFLVIANWYTYKKPLGTLR